The sequence CTGCTTCTGGTGTCATATCATAGCCCAAAGTAACacctatattttattttaataaattaaaagttacaaaataaaaaaatattttttaaatttaatcatttaccAGCATCAGATAATACTTTTCCGGCTTCATATAAATCTGTGACCCCGTCTTTTGAACACTGCGTGgtgttaacaataataacaccacGTTTAGTGGCATCGCGGAATACTTTGAGTATATCGTCGCGGTTCCCTGGAATATTTCCAGCTCCATATGTCTGGAGGATAACTCCTTCGATAGGCGGTTGAACAAATGCTCTGACTAAATCAGTCGTAATACTCGGGAAAATTCTCAGCAGACCAACGTTACGATTCAACGTCTTGTGTACATAAAACTTTTCCAGAGCACAAGGTCGGAAGATCGACTGATAATTAACTAGAAGTTATTAGTTTTATCGTTAACTTATCAGTGCTACGATAATTATTGCATCATagaaagattattttattgaacacgTCTGATTTCTACCTTCAATTTTAATACCGGCAATGGCGAGTGGTGTACAATTGGGAGACGTAAAGGCATCAAATGATGCAGCAGCTGCTTTACTGGTGCGATTTCCTCGCAGAAGATGTGATCCGAAAAATACGCAGACCTCTGGTATGTTGTAATTACCAGCAATTACTAgagatgttaaaaaattgtgaagGCCATCACTGCGCGTGTCAAAAATCGGTAATTGGGACCCAGTTATCACGACTATTTTACCGAGTGCCTCGAGCATGAATGAAAGTGCTGACGCTGTGTAACTCAGAGTATCTGTCCCGTGGAGCACGACAAATCCGTCGTAATTTTCATACGAttcctaaaataaaaataaactaaaagataaaatacattacaaatataatttatatttactcgtATGTCGGTTGCTATCTTTATCCAATCATCCATTGTCATATTGCTAGAGTCTAATAGCGGAGAATATTCCATGATATCATAAATTACTCGTCGACTATCTGTTCCCTTTAATCTAGATTAAtagaagtaaattaattaactttattttaaaaaatataaatttaccgaTAGTTAAAACACATACGGCAATACTAGAGAATCCAAATATCCTAACGTTTCTTCAGCATAAATACGATCGTGCATATGAGGATAACTCTTGACTGCTTCAACAAAAGCATTAGGCAGCGGTGCTAGAACttgaaagaaattttcttcAGCATATTAgcaacatatttatttaactaaagtGAAAAATTCTTACCTCCTTGCTCATTTCTAATCATACCAATAGTACCTCCGGTATAAATAACTAACACCCGTCCTTCCGGTTTGCGATCTCCGGTTGTATGACCCACAGATCCATTACTCGATTGTCGGATCAATTTTTCACCTTGATCTACAGCTGCTGCTCCTTTTTTTTGTGTCCCATTCATTTTCGTTGTACTTACTCgtgttatttgaaaattttataagtttcCCTCAATCCCACGgactataaatatatgaagttGTGCACGATACAAACTGCTGcaataaaatgaattgtaAATACAAATAGATTTCTTATTGCCTATATGCGCCGCAATTTATTCTACAATAAGAATATACTACGATTCAAtcatattgattttttaagtaaaatattcgTAATAAATTCTCTGAAATTGACAGAAGAACTATCCAGTATAATAATTTAGAGTAAAAACAATTTGATTGCGaactaataaaagtttaattaatttaaaatattaataatactgtatttaaaatttccgcATTCCATcttcaataattaacttataaaaCTTTCCCTTTCTAATTGTCATACTCACGTGTCTATTccatcactttttttttatctgattgCAATTATGTTTTCTACAAtactttaattcaaaatttatttttacaaaaaaaaaaaaaaaataaagaatagtTTATTACTGAATCAAAtgtataaagtaattaattaaattttcaaattaatacaaaaacaACTCAACTTACATAt comes from Microplitis demolitor isolate Queensland-Clemson2020A chromosome 8, iyMicDemo2.1a, whole genome shotgun sequence and encodes:
- the LOC103576712 gene encoding L-asparaginase, which translates into the protein MNGTQKKGAAAVDQGEKLIRQSSNGSVGHTTGDRKPEGRVLVIYTGGTIGMIRNEQGVLAPLPNAFVEAVKSYPHMHDRIYAEETLGYLDSLVLPLKGTDSRRVIYDIMEYSPLLDSSNMTMDDWIKIATDIRESYENYDGFVVLHGTDTLSYTASALSFMLEALGKIVVITGSQLPIFDTRSDGLHNFLTSLVIAGNYNIPEVCVFFGSHLLRGNRTSKAAAASFDAFTSPNCTPLAIAGIKIEVNYQSIFRPCALEKFYVHKTLNRNVGLLRIFPSITTDLVRAFVQPPIEGVILQTYGAGNIPGNRDDILKVFRDATKRGVIIVNTTQCSKDGVTDLYEAGKVLSDAGVTLGYDMTPEAALTKLAYVLSKTEWDIVTKRRMMETNLRGEVTTHHCVKIQDRKVIMRMLGFNSEAEIDKLGPIIFPALMIDAVINRDIEKIASLKDNGVDVSQLNGDSRTGLHIACCDGDIKLVRALLEMGANVHIKDRFDRTPLTEAVENDHHEIIKLLRQCGAHLHESSLLIGQKLCNAAAFGNLKRLQSYDIAGADLSQPDVSGRTALHNAAIHNKTEIARFLIEHGSDPECTDLLGHTPFVLARLVNAKTVLKILSNSNFVNNTNSTVT